A single Lactuca sativa cultivar Salinas chromosome 8, Lsat_Salinas_v11, whole genome shotgun sequence DNA region contains:
- the LOC111882424 gene encoding germacrene A synthase short form encodes MAAVEANGTLQANTKTTTEPVRPLANFPPSVWGDRFLSFSLDNTELEGYAKAMEEPKEEVRRLIVDPTMDSNKKLSLIYSVHRLGLTYLFLQEIEAQLDNIFKAFKLQDYDEVDLYTTSINFQVFRHLGHKLPCDVFNKFKDSSSGTFKESITNDVKGMLGLYECAQLRLRGESILDEASAFTVTQLKSVVNTLEGKLAQQVLQSLKRPFHQGMPMVEARFYFSNYDEECSTHESLVKLAKLHFNYLQLQQKEELRIVSKWWKDMRFQETTPYIRDRVPEIYLWILGLYFEPRYSLARIIATKITLFLVVLDDTYDAYATIEEIRLLTDAINRWDISAIEQIPEYIRPFYKILLDEYAELEKQLAKEGRAKSVIASKEAFQDIARGYLEEAEWTNSGYVASFPEYMKNGLVTSAYNVISKSALVGMGEMVSEDALAWYESHPKTLQASELISRLQDDVMTYQFERERGQSATGVDSYIKTYGVSEKEAIDELNKMIENAWKDINEGCLKPREVSMDLLAPILNLARMIDVVYRYDDGFTFPGKTMKEYITLLFVGSSPM; translated from the exons ATGGCAGCAGTTGAAGCCAATGGTACCCTTCAAGCAAACACCAAAACCACCACAGAGCCTGTGCGTCCTTTGGCCAATTTCCCTCCTTCTGTATGGGGTGATCGTTTCTTGTCATTCTCTCTTGACAATACG GAATTGGAAGGATATGCAAAAGCCATGGAGGAGCCCAAAGAAGAAGTGAGAAGATTGATCGTAGATCCAACAATGGATTCAAATAAGAAACTAAGTTTGATTTATTCTGTACATCGACTTGGTTTGACATATCTTTTCTTGCAAGAGATAGAAGCACAGCTTGACAATATTTTCAAAGCGTTTAAATTGCAAGATTATGATGAAGTTGATCTATACACAACTTCTATTAACTTTCAAGTTTTCCGACACCTTGGTCACAAACTGCCTTGTG ATGTGTTTAACAAATTCAAGGACAGCAGCTCGGGTACATTCAAGGAATCCATTACCAACGATGTGAAGGGTATGCTAGGTCTATATGAATGTGCGCAATTGAGATTACGAGGTGAATCGATTCTAGATGAAGCCTCAGCATTCACTGTAACTCAGCTAAAGAGTGTAGTAAACACTCTTGAAGGAAAACTTGCACAGCAGGTATTACAATCATTGAAGAGACCATTCCATCAAGGGATGCCAATGGTTGAGGCAAGGTTTTATTTCTCCAACTATGATGAAGAATGTTCCACACATGAGTCGCTAGTAAAGCTTGCAAAGCTGCATTTCAACTATTTGCAGCTACAACAAAAGGAAGAACTTCGCATTGTCTCAAA GTGGTGGAAGGATATGAGGTTCCAGGAAACTACTCCATATATAAGGGATAGAGTACCAGAGATTTACTTAtggattttgggattgtactttgaGCCTCGTTATTCCTTGGCACGAATCATCGCCACAAAAATTACATTGTTTCTTGTGGTGCTAGATGACACATACGATGCATATGCTACCATCGAAGAGATTCGACTTCTAACAGATGCCATAAATAG GTGGGACATTAGTGCTATTGAGCAAATTCCGGAATACATTCGACCATTCTACAAAATTCTCCTAGACGAGTATGCGGAACTTGAGAAACAACTAGCTAAAGAAGGAAGAGCAAAAAGCGTCATTGCTTCAAAAGAAGCG TTCCAAGACATTGCTAGAGGCTACCTTGAAGAGGCCGAGTGGACGAACAGTGGTTATGTTGCATCATTTCCAGAGTATATGAAGAACGGGTTAGTTACATCTGCCTACAATGTTATTTCGAAATCTGCCTTAGTGGGTATGGGTGAGATGGTTAGTGAAGATGCTTTGGCCTGGTATGAGAGTCATCCAAAGACTTTGCAAGCTTCAGAGTTAATTTCAAGACTCCAAGATGATGTCATGACTTACCAG TTTGAGCGAGAAAGGGGTCAATCAGCCACTGGTGTTGACTCATATATCAAGACGTATGGCGTGTCAGAAAAGGAAGCTATTGATGAGCtgaataaaatgattgaaaatgcATGGAAGGATATAAACGAGGGATGCCTTAAGCCAAGAGAAGTCTCTATGGATTTGCTTGCCCCAATTCTTAATCTTGCAAGAATGATAGATGTGGTATACAGGTACGACGATGGGTTTACTTTTCCGGGAAAGACCATGAAAGAGTATATTACCCTTTTGTTTGTTGGTTCGTCACctatgtaa